The following are encoded together in the Balneolales bacterium ANBcel1 genome:
- a CDS encoding AarF/ABC1/UbiB kinase family protein, whose translation MNDFPSSRFERGSRIARAGLKLGTNYALHRFKSSFLDGDARQDARKKLHAANAKSLYDEFSQLRGTALKLAQTLSLDHGILPEEFADIMSQAQYKVPPIGKALVRQIIKNELGDYPELIFKHFDPNAAAAASIGQVHRAKLYDGRDVVVKIQYPNVRASISSDLDMAKMVFKRIVQSEKTDDYFVEVRERMMEETDYRHEGRQISTFHQRYNGKEFAIPEYLEKYSTARVLTMTAINGEHLPEFLARNPSSQERNRYGQLLWDFFHAQINDSRTLHADAHPGNYLLCSDGRLGVLDFGCVKVCPSDFFSDYVSLLPAQLEADPETLRGLYIRLGLIHSNGTDPDYENDFFELCRKFGELVVAPYQQDRFDFGDMEFGNMYKHLAAEAVRQPEPRGTHHFVYVTRAHVGLYRMLMQLQATISAEPGRSGVMEWVTGEQTANPEQN comes from the coding sequence ATGAATGATTTTCCATCCTCCCGTTTTGAGCGAGGCTCCCGCATAGCGCGTGCCGGATTGAAGCTGGGAACAAACTATGCCTTGCATCGCTTTAAAAGCTCATTTTTGGACGGTGATGCCAGACAGGATGCCCGCAAAAAGCTGCATGCGGCTAATGCAAAATCTCTGTATGACGAATTTTCCCAGCTTCGTGGAACGGCTTTAAAGCTGGCTCAGACACTGAGTCTTGACCATGGAATTTTGCCCGAAGAGTTCGCGGATATCATGTCCCAGGCTCAATACAAGGTTCCGCCCATCGGCAAAGCACTTGTTCGGCAGATCATAAAAAATGAGCTCGGTGATTATCCGGAATTGATTTTCAAGCACTTTGATCCGAATGCCGCTGCAGCCGCCTCCATCGGCCAGGTACATCGGGCCAAGCTTTATGATGGACGCGATGTCGTTGTAAAAATTCAGTACCCGAATGTCAGGGCAAGTATCTCATCCGATCTGGACATGGCAAAAATGGTATTCAAACGCATCGTTCAAAGTGAAAAAACGGACGACTATTTTGTTGAGGTCCGGGAGAGGATGATGGAAGAGACCGACTATCGCCATGAAGGGCGGCAAATCAGCACTTTTCACCAGCGATACAACGGTAAAGAGTTTGCAATTCCGGAATATCTGGAGAAATACTCGACGGCCAGGGTCCTCACTATGACCGCCATCAATGGCGAGCACCTGCCGGAGTTTCTTGCAAGAAATCCCTCTTCTCAAGAGCGGAACCGGTACGGCCAGCTTCTTTGGGATTTTTTCCACGCCCAAATCAATGACTCCAGGACGCTGCATGCCGATGCCCATCCCGGTAATTACCTGTTATGCAGCGACGGACGCCTTGGCGTGCTGGACTTCGGATGCGTCAAGGTGTGCCCATCTGATTTTTTCAGTGATTACGTTTCACTTCTCCCCGCACAGCTTGAAGCAGACCCAGAAACTCTCAGAGGGCTCTACATACGACTTGGACTCATCCATAGCAACGGAACCGATCCGGATTACGAAAACGACTTTTTTGAATTGTGCCGGAAATTTGGCGAGCTGGTAGTAGCACCATATCAACAAGACCGCTTTGACTTCGGCGACATGGAGTTTGGCAATATGTACAAACATCTGGCTGCCGAGGCTGTCCGCCAACCCGAGCCACGAGGTACTCATCACTTTGTCTATGTCACCCGAGCACATGTCGGCTTGTACCGGATGCTTATGCAGCTACAAGCTACGATATCGGCCGAACCCGGAAGATCCGGGGTCATGGAATGGGTCACGGGCGAGCAAACTGCAAACCCGGAACAGAATTAA